The Siansivirga zeaxanthinifaciens CC-SAMT-1 region TACAGGAGATTCTATTACAGTAGCCCCTGCCATGACTTTAAGCGATAGAACGTACCAAAAAATGCGTGATATGGCGATCCATATGATGCGTAATATTGGTGATTTTGCCGGCGGTTGTAACGTTCAGTTTGCTGTATCTCCAGATGAAAATGAAGATATTATTGCAATTGAAATCAACCCTCGTGTGTCACGTTCATCTGCTTTAGCAAGTAAAGCAACTGGGTATCCAATTGCTAAAATTGCTGCCAAATTAGCACTTGGTTATCATTTAGATGAATTACAAAACCAAATTACTAAATCTACTTCGGCTTTATTCGAGCCAACTTTAGATTATGTAATCGTTAAAATACCACGTTGGAACTTTGATAAGTTTGAAGGTTCAGATAGAACATTAGGACTTCAAATGAAATCTGTAGGCGAGGTTATGGGTATTGGACGCTCATTCCAGGAAGCTCTTCATAAAGCCACACAATCTTTAGAGATTAAACGTAATGGTTTAGGTGCCGATGGTAAAGAAAACAAAGATTACAATCAAATTATAGAAAAATTAACCTACGCTTCTTGGGATCGTGTATTTATTATTTACGATGCCATAGCAATGGGTATTCCTTTAAGTAGAATTCATGAAATCACTAAAATAGATATGTGGTTCTTGAAACAATATGAAGAATTGTTTTTACTTCAAAAGGAAATATCTACGTATACCATAGATACCATTCAAAAAGATTTGTTGCTTGAAGCAAAACAAAAAGGATATGGCGACAGACAAATAGCGCACATGTTGGGTTGTTTGGAAAGTCAGGTTTACAGCAAACGTGAAGAGTACGGCGTAAATCGTGTATACAAATTAGTTGATACCTGTGCTGCCGAGTTTAAAGCAAAAACACCATATTATTATTCTACGTTTGAAAGTGATATGGAAACTGCCGATGGCAATCGTTATGCCGATAATGAAAGCATTGTTTCCGATAAAAAGAAAGTTATTGTTTTAGGATCTGGACCAAACCGAATTGGTCAAGGTATCGAATTCGATTACTGTTGTGTTCATGGGGTACTTGCAGCTGCTGAAGCTGGCTATGAAACCATCATGATTAACTGTAATCCAGAAACCGTATCTACCGATTTTGATACTGCCGATAAATTATATTTCGAGCCAGTATTCTGGGAACATATTTACGACATTATCAAGCATGAAAAACCAGAAGGGGTTATTGTTCAATTAGGTGGACAAACCGCATTAAAACTTGCCGAAAAATTAACTAAATATGGTGTTAAAATTATTGGTACAAGTTATGAATCTTTAGATTTAGCTGAAGATAGAGGGTTGTTTTCTAACTTATTAAAAGAAAATAATATTCCTTACCCAGAGTTTGATATTGCAACTACAGCCGATGAAGCTGCAGCCATTGCCGATAAATTAGATTTCCCAATTCTTGTAAGACCGTCTTATGTACTTGGTGGTCAAGGCATGAAAATTGTTATAAATAAAGAAGATTTAGAAAAGCATGTGGTCGATTTATTAAGCCAAATGCCAGGAAATCAATTGCTTTTAGATCATTATTTAGAAGGAGCTATTGAGGCTGAAGCAGATGCTATTTGCGATGGGGAAGATGTTTACATTATTGGTATCATGGAGCATATAGAGCCTTGTGGTATTCACTCGGGCGATAGTAACTCGATGTTACCTCCATTTAACTTAGGTGAATTTGTAATGCAACAAATTAAAGATCATACTAAAAAGATTGCATTAGCTCTTAATACCGTAGGTTTAATAAACATTCAGTTTGCTATTAAAGATGATATTGTTTACATCATTGAAGCCAATCCAAGAGCTTCAAGAACAGTGCCTTTTATAGCAAAAGCATATGGAGAGCCTTATGTTAATTATGCAACTAAGGTGATGTTAGGCGATAAGAAAATTAAAGACTTTAATTTTAATCCTAAATTAGAAGGTTTCGCAATTAAACAACCTGTGTTCTCTTTTAATAAGTTTCATAATGTAAATAAGAAACTAGGTCCTGAAATGAAGAGTACAGGAGAAAGTATCTTATTTATAGATAGTTTAAAAGACGATGAGTTTTACGAACTATATTCTAGAAGAAAAATGTACTTAAATAAATAAGTATAAAATAAAAAAAGCCGCTATTTAGCGGCTTTTTTATTTTTATTAAACTTCTAACTTAGCATTTTGTCCTTGTAAGGAATCTAAGTATAATTCCATTTTAAATTCTGAAGTTCTAAAGGCAGTGGTTCGGTTTTTAGCTTGTTCTTGTCTTGCAATGCTTCTTGCAAATCGTCGAACTTTATCTTTAGAATCTAAAATAATTCCAGGTACTTGTACGTTGGCGCCATTTTCGTCTTTTGCAACCATAGTGAAATATGACGAATTACAATGCTTTTTCTCACCCGTTTGAATGTTTTCAGATTCAATTCTTACGCCAATAACCATCGATGTTCTGCCTGTATAATTAACAGAAGCTTTTAAGGTTACTAGTTCGCCTACTTCAATAGGATTTAAAAAATCAACCTTATTAACCGATGCTGTCACGCAATAATTTCGGGAGTGTCTGGAAGCACATGCAAATGCAATTTGGTCCATTAAACTTAAAATATAACCACCATGAATTTTGCCACTAAAATTTGAGTGGCTTGGCAGCATTAATTGGGTTATTGTTACTTGCGATTCTTCAATAGTTTTAAACATGGTTATAAAACAGTTAAATTATAAATAAGACCTGTGGTTATGGCAATACCAAAACTTATAAGTGTGCCAATTAAAATGTATTCTGTAAGTTGTCTGTGTTTCGATTCTTTTAAATCGCCAAATCGAAAAACAGATTTGGCTGTAATTAAAAAACCAACAGCTTCCCAGTGGTTGGTTATTATAAAAACAAAGACTAATACACGCTCTAAAATACCAATATATTTTCCTGCATCCGCTAGTGATTCATTATTTTTAGTAAGTTTTGAAATATCCCACTTTAAAAAAATGGTTTTCATAATTATTGTGGTAGGAATTGTTAAGAACAAAAAACAAGTTATTAGTAACAAGCTCTTTTCATTGATATAATTACTAAAATCAATCGTATTTTGTGAGAACAAATAATAACATAAATAGATAATTGTTACATGTAACAACTGGTCTATAAAGAATAATAAACGTTTTGTTTTTTTCTTTTGAAATAAAAGTTTAGCAGCATCTATAACCAGATGTGTAACACCAATTGTTAGCACTATTGGCCATAAAGCGGTATCCCAAAGTAACACACTTGTTAAAACAACATGAATTAAAACATGTAAGTAAAGTTTATTCGATTTTAGCTTTCTCTTTTGTTTTTCTTTTACCCACGCCTTAGGTTGAAGTAAAAAGTCGCCTATGATATGTGCCAGTAAAAGTTTTATTAAAATCATGATAATATGGCTAGTTTTTGTCTGTACATTTGGTCTAATTCCAAAAGCGTTTCTAATTGCGCACGTTTTTGTCTGTTACTTACTGCATTTTGATTAATACCTAAAAGTTTACCTAACTCACTTTGCAAAGCATTTGG contains the following coding sequences:
- a CDS encoding DUF3307 domain-containing protein, translated to MILIKLLLAHIIGDFLLQPKAWVKEKQKRKLKSNKLYLHVLIHVVLTSVLLWDTALWPIVLTIGVTHLVIDAAKLLFQKKKTKRLLFFIDQLLHVTIIYLCYYLFSQNTIDFSNYINEKSLLLITCFLFLTIPTTIIMKTIFLKWDISKLTKNNESLADAGKYIGILERVLVFVFIITNHWEAVGFLITAKSVFRFGDLKESKHRQLTEYILIGTLISFGIAITTGLIYNLTVL
- a CDS encoding acyl-CoA thioesterase, which encodes MFKTIEESQVTITQLMLPSHSNFSGKIHGGYILSLMDQIAFACASRHSRNYCVTASVNKVDFLNPIEVGELVTLKASVNYTGRTSMVIGVRIESENIQTGEKKHCNSSYFTMVAKDENGANVQVPGIILDSKDKVRRFARSIARQEQAKNRTTAFRTSEFKMELYLDSLQGQNAKLEV
- the carB gene encoding carbamoyl-phosphate synthase large subunit gives rise to the protein MPKNSKLKSILIIGSGPIVIGQACEFDYSGTQALRSLREDGIETILINSNPATIMTDPSMADHVYLLPLTTKSIVKILKEHPQIDAVLPTMGGQTALNLCMEADEKGIWKDFNVDIIGVNIDAINITEDREQFRELMLKIGIPMAPQATATSYLKGKEIAQEFGFPLIIRASFTLGGAGASFVYREEDFDELLTRGLEISPIHEVMIDKALIGWKEYELELLRDSNDNVVIICSIENMDPIGIHTGDSITVAPAMTLSDRTYQKMRDMAIHMMRNIGDFAGGCNVQFAVSPDENEDIIAIEINPRVSRSSALASKATGYPIAKIAAKLALGYHLDELQNQITKSTSALFEPTLDYVIVKIPRWNFDKFEGSDRTLGLQMKSVGEVMGIGRSFQEALHKATQSLEIKRNGLGADGKENKDYNQIIEKLTYASWDRVFIIYDAIAMGIPLSRIHEITKIDMWFLKQYEELFLLQKEISTYTIDTIQKDLLLEAKQKGYGDRQIAHMLGCLESQVYSKREEYGVNRVYKLVDTCAAEFKAKTPYYYSTFESDMETADGNRYADNESIVSDKKKVIVLGSGPNRIGQGIEFDYCCVHGVLAAAEAGYETIMINCNPETVSTDFDTADKLYFEPVFWEHIYDIIKHEKPEGVIVQLGGQTALKLAEKLTKYGVKIIGTSYESLDLAEDRGLFSNLLKENNIPYPEFDIATTADEAAAIADKLDFPILVRPSYVLGGQGMKIVINKEDLEKHVVDLLSQMPGNQLLLDHYLEGAIEAEADAICDGEDVYIIGIMEHIEPCGIHSGDSNSMLPPFNLGEFVMQQIKDHTKKIALALNTVGLINIQFAIKDDIVYIIEANPRASRTVPFIAKAYGEPYVNYATKVMLGDKKIKDFNFNPKLEGFAIKQPVFSFNKFHNVNKKLGPEMKSTGESILFIDSLKDDEFYELYSRRKMYLNK